The Ahaetulla prasina isolate Xishuangbanna chromosome 14, ASM2864084v1, whole genome shotgun sequence genome segment aggaaatgtcaacccactccagtatctctgACATGAAAACCCCATGCAAAAAGATACCttgagaaaggctgagcgccaaagaattgaggcctttgaactctggtgctggagaagattcctgtgagtcccttggactgcaaggcaatccaaccggtcagtcctagaggagaccaaccctgactgctctttagaaggccagatcctgaagaggaaactcaaatactttggccacctaaggagaaggaaggactccctggagaagagcctaatgctgggaaagatggagggcaaaagaagaaggggacggcagagaatgaggtggctggatggagtcactgaagcagttggcgggagcttaaatggactccagaggatggtagaggacaggaaggcctggaggaatgttgtccatggggtcacaatgggtcagacatgacttcacaactaacaacaacaacaacaacaacaatccttaGGAAGCAGGATGAAATCAGGGATCCATACTATAGGAAGAACGAAGCCAGGAGAATTTGCCTTTCTTCCTAATGGTGGCTGAGGGGTTGATGTTTGACTTCTTGCTACCACTAGAAGTGGAAACTAACAATTTTATCCCCTTTAAATAGTTATTTCGTAGGGAAAAAGATGCGGCAATCTTTGCGTTACAAAAAGGCTAGTTAAGGTCAGTATTAGTCTGGTAAGACTAAGAAATTCAGATTGCTCTTCTCCAAAAAGTTTGAAAACTGGGATATGTATCTGGTTTGTCTGTAgtgatcagagatggtattcagccggttcgtgccaattcaggcaaactggtagcagagattgcaggtgggcccgtccacccgccccggctctatgccatcctacttAGGCACGTTttcaaggctgggcacatgtgcggaaggtgcaCGAGTGAacaaagcacatgcgcggaaggccgggcgcatgagtGGAAGACGTGCATGCGgacggcgaaccagtggtaagaatattgaaaCCTACCGCTGGTAGTGATTCcagtagaggagaatatttgaagctcagggttgaaatgaagagtcCATGCCGCTTTcttgaatttggttgttttcttgcagatgtttccatcAAGGAGTTGCCATgcaagccaacagtaaacagtccAAGACCACCCCAGGGCAACCCACTagagcaggagtctgcaaacttggctcttttaagacttgtggagttcaacagctttgctggctgaggaactctgggagttgaagtccacaagtcttaaaagagccacgtttgcagacccctgcgctAGAGTATCAactgagagcaaatcccactccttactagcactgatgatgttacctagtctgggtaatgaaacatctgccaggaaacaaccaagctcaatgagcaccaaagaccccttgtGTAGTGATTCGTTTAACCAGCAGACACCGTTGAAGTCCCAGCCGCATGTCTACAAGCAGGGggtgatgggaactgtagtccacTTGTAGGCTTCCCCTCCTTGTCATATTCACTCCAGCTAGCAGGGTAGCGAATCACCAAGGAGTACAATATACACCAGAATCTATTCACTAGTTTATCATGTTATCTAGGCATTCGATCTGGCTCTGAGAAACCCAGAAGCCACATCTAACATCTTTCTAGACTTCCTCTCCCCTCACACCCCACTCCCCATCCCCTTTGACCTAGGATTCAAAAGATCAACCCTGAAagcctgagacttctcaggaaacaacaactgaatgaaaaattgctggtgaccttctaccgctgcaccatagagagtattttaactaacTTGCAGCTGCGTATGGTTTGCCATTTGCACAGTGGCAGGTAgggcagcactccagagggtcaacgtcattgtccagaggatcattggttgccttcttcccttcttggaagagcttgatagccgctgctgccttaagaaagttcaaaacattcttaaagatccatctcatcctgggcatccttttttttttttttttttggaattattaccatctggcagacggtacaggtcaataaaaaccaggacaaataggctgagaaacaggttctgttctgttctgttctattctgttctattctattctattctattctattctcagcaactatattgaattctactgtgtactgcaatattaatgcagtatcaggggttttcaattcaattgcataGAACATGAAGGaggtgtctgttttattttttataattttcttctgtatgatgtacactgaagacggcatttcatttcattgtacgaggtgcaacggcaataaagtaaactaaactaaaactcgaCTTCGCTGTCCTGGCAGACCAGAATGAtatgaagctggattcatttaaaggtctaggatatatttttttttatctaatgCATTTAAAGTTTTTAAGGTGGAGTTTTTAACTTGAAAGGGGAGTTTAGACTTTGACGACGGCTTGGGAAGACCTCTGCCAAGGTAACCCCAGAGAAACCGCTATGCCTTCCCAGAGAGGTAAACGTTGCCCAGGTTGCTCTCTTGAAGGCATTCAGTGCTCCGTGCCAGTAAATGATGGGTTAAAAGcaacctctctcacacacacatagctGGACAAGCCACAGGGTGGTAGCTGCTGAACTGCTCTATTTGTATCAGGGGTGGAAACCCAGAGGACAGCATTACCTGAGGTTGCTTGCAGACCGTCGGACTATTCACACTTCAGCCTGAGAGCAACCAGAATGAGCAAAGGTAGGGAGGaactattttttcccccactctaaaaaaaataatgtaattctGTGTTTTGGTTTTCCTTCGGCATGCCCAGTCCCACCAACTCTGCCACAGGAAAAGGGCTGTTGAAAAAGAGGAACTTTTGCAGGATccgtctggtttttttttttttttgcaggatccATCTATTCGTTCCTgcagtttttccttttttttgtccCCTGACAGGTATCTTAAGGTAAAGCATTCCACGGTTCTCGGGCTGCAGCATAACATTCGTGCAGCTTTTTTGGGGAGTGGGATTCGTTTTGCGAAGGGTCCTAGCTTTAACCTGCGGCCCTGCGTTGCCAGTTACAAAGACCAGCGTTGTAGGGGAAAAAGACAAACTCAGGGCagcaggaaagggggggggagagatcttGCCAATGTATCCCCTTTATCTTggggctgtttaaaaaaaaaagattgcaaaacgTCTTTAAGAATTGTAGCAATGGGCAGGAGCAACAGGTagaggaaggagaaatggaagtGGAATAGGATATTAGAGCAAAAGTGAACggggtataatatatatatgacaCAGACAGAGGAAgttgtttgattttatttatttatttgcatttatatcccgcccttctccgaagactcagggcggcttacactatgtcaagcaatagtcttcatccatttgtatattatatacaacgtcaacttattgcccccaacaatctgggtcctcattttacctaccttataaaggatggaaggctgagtctaccttgggcctggtgggatttgaacctgcagtaattgcaagcagctgctgttaataacagactgtcttaccagtctgagccacagaggcccattttgcTCAACTTCATGAGGGATGATTTGACCAGAAGAAAAAACGGGAAGGCAAGCAAGCAACACAACTCAAACAAAACCCTATGCTTCTTATGTTGTCATGCCAGATTGACCGGCATGGAATTAAAGGACTAGTTATATTCTCAGGATGTATAGACCCGtgacggcaaacctatggcacgcgtcccAGAGGTGTCACGCAGCATCCTCTCTGACGGAatgtgagctgttgccccagttcagttctgcccACCATGCATGTGTTCACACACCCCACATGCACCCCGCCTCCCCGCACATGCGTGGcatgtgcctcccactggccagctggtcttcaggtctgccacgcatgtgcggggaggcggggtgcatgtggggggcgtGAACACATGCATGGTGGGCAGAGGGCATGCACAGGGGgcgcacacacattgcattttgggggtttgggtgcgcTTTcgacacttggtccggaaaaggctaTCCATCACTGGTACAGACATTCTCTTGCCTAAAGGGATGTTAAAATAATTTTCGTAGAAAACCTTCCCAACCCGCCACCATGATTTCCTTAATCCTTGGGCATTACAGGGTACCTATAAACTTTGGCCACTGGTTTGCTTAACCTGGCTCTTGTAATAATGTATGGAAAATAATTGCTATGAGCTCCATAGCGCGTCTTTTCCTTATGCAcataagaggaaaaaaacaacaactataaaACAGGAGCTTCCACTATGACGACGATTTCTCAAAAGGTACATTTCCTAGCGTTggccaactttggaaggatgtgTTGCAGGGTGCCAGAGTTAAATAGGTGATATTTTGTTAAGTCTGAAAAACTCctctttaaaaacttttaaatgcattCGTTTGCATCCATTACTTCTTTCTTTTTGGCCTAGCAGAGACTTTTTTGAATGGAAGGCAAGGACAGGTAATTTTATCAATTTTgcccattctctcttttttttttttattcaaaaagttttacagaaaatttttcccccctttctgatggctgatattttcgccatcttATTTTTGCCCATTCTCTTTCAAGCAGTTTCGGTATTCCTAGCCTTTTGAATGTTTCTGCCAATTGCCATTACATCATAAGCTTGTTAAATATGCATTTTGCCACCTTAACATGTACATCCATAGCTTGGACGTGAATGGTTGCTGATGTTCATATCTATAATGTTCACGTCCACAGAAATTTCTATTCTGGGCTTACAGATACTGGAATCTATAGCtatggtttttaaattgattgtccAAATGATGGTCTTTCCAGATTTGGATGATGTTGCCAGCGATATAGCCCTATGGCAACAACACACTCGGTCCAAATGATTGGCTTAAGCattaaacatttaattttttaaaaaacgaaaaaaaattTGTATacttgttattttgttttttatcttaTAAGTCAATCCAGAGTTTATTTGGGTTCAGGCAGCatttaccgtgttttcccgaaaataagaccctgtcttatatttttttgaaccttgaaataagcgcttggccttattgccatgcgctcaaaagcccgattgggcttattaacaggggatgtcttatttgaggGTAAGTCAAATAAAACTTAAACCAGCTTCTTTACCAAAGTGCTGGAGaagcttcaattctttggcgttcagctttcctttgttgctgttgttagttacgaagttgtgtctgaccgatcgcgatcccatggacaacgttcctccaggccttcctgtcctctaccatcctctggagtccatttaagctcacgccgactgcttcagtgactccatccggcCACATCTACCTTGACCTTAAACTATCCTTAAACTATCCTTATGCATTCGGGTTAAAAGTCTCTTTTCGCCCTGTCGCCCTGATAACTTTCAGACAAATCACATGGGTGTAGTAACATAGTTATGTGCAAGTCCTTGCGTGTGCGAAGGAGCGAGAAGAGATGGGATTTCATTCCAGTACTTTCATAGATGCCTTGTGCAGAAGTCGCTGGCATTCTTTCTCTTTATTAGGCTGCCTTTCTTTTGGTCCAAAATTTAGAACTTCCGTTTAGTTCATCGTTTCTCAAATTGCatcccgtttttttttttttaaaaagaggttcgGTGCTTATGTTGAGTTTCCAGCTTTCAgtcgtctttatttatttaatttttttggtaatatgtttttattttattttataggatATAAAAATTCCAACTTCAATCGAACAGTGTGCTGACTGGgtacaaatcattttaggaagTAATAATTCAAAATGTTTACAGCAATATTCATTGCAttgatatcaatatatatatattaataccaATCATAGCCATGCTATTTGTTTAACCAATTTAACACGTCTTTCTTGTATCACTGATCCTTTCTTATACttccctgtttctggctcctgtttttgtcagctagccattgctaaaataagtcccaagtcaaaaaatattccgtttcttttccttaattgtagcttttttttttaacataacggatttttttttaaatgtaacacacattaaaaacatagaataGGCTCCGGagcccagaaacaggcctgtttctggccttcccgaacttccggtaggcccgtttttcaccctccctgagcctccgcacatgccctgcgcttacctgcatccaaaacaggtgtatgaggatttctgggaggggcggggtgggaggggccagccaggagtgggatttggaggttctccgaacttcacagaatcttagctagaggttctcccgaacccctgcaaacccccagtagCCCACCCTGGATGTGGCCCTCATGCTAACTGATCTGATAGTTGCCTCCCAATAACGACCACCCTGTTCTTGAGATGGGGCTAAAAATTCTTCACGTCCTTCTAGATCTGCTACTTGTTTTGTTCCAGTTTTGTTagctttcttatatatatattttccccttttaattCTCCAACAGGAGCAGCCTCCATGCTGACACTTCTATGGGCATTGGGGACAATGTCTCTGCATCCAGAAGCAAGGATGCTCAAAGAATGCTCAAGTCCTGAAAGTCAGAAATGCCCCAACCTATGCGTTTGTAGCTTTGACGACTGCAACGATGATCTGAGCGTCTACTGTAGCGCGCGCAACCTCACCACCTTGCCGGAAGACGTACCACGAAGTACGAGGATGTTGTGGCTGGATGGGAACAATTTCACAACCTTGCTAGCTCTTGCTTTTAGGAACCTCTCCAACCTGGAATTCCTTAACCTTCAGGGCAGTCAATTATTAGGGATTGAACAACACGCCTTCCATGGTTTGGAAGGACTCTACTCTTTGCTCCTGGAACGTAATCGGCTGAAGTCGCTGGCACCCAATATCTTCCTCCACCTTCAGAACCTGGCTTCCTTACGTCTTAACAACAACCAGTTCAACAAGATCGAAGAAGGGGTATTTGCTGGACTTTCTAACCTCTGGTATTTGAATCTAGGGTGGAATTCCCTGGTGGTCCTGCCAGACAAAGTCTTTCACGACCTGCCCAATTTAAGGGAGATGGTCCTGTCTGGAAACAAGCTGCACTATCTCCAACACCAGCTGTTCTACAGTCTCAGCGAGTTGCGAGAACTGGATCTGAGTTGGAATTCTCTCAAGGGCATCAAAGGTAACATCTTCACGAAgcttcagaagctgctgaaacttTACCTGAACCAGAATCAAATCAACGCCATTGCTCCGCGGGCCTTTGTGGGCATGAAATCTCTGAGGTGGTTGGATCTCTCCCACAACCGTCTTGCCACGCTTTTTGAAGACACGTTCCTGGGTCTTTCGAGCCTTCACGTCTTGCGTCTCTCCAGCAATTCCATCACTAGTTTGAGCCCCAGGACTTTTAAAGACCTGCAGTTCCTAGAAGAATTACAGCTGGGCAACAATAAGATTCTCACCTTGCTCGAAAAGAGCTTCGATAAATTGGGCCAGCTGGAAGTTCTTACTCTAAACGACAACCAGATTCAGGAGATCAGGCCTGGGGCATTCCTCGGGCTTTCAAACGTGGCGGTGATGAACCTATCCGGGAATTGCCTTACAACCTTTCCCGATTTCACTTTCAGGGGTCTTAGCCAACTCCACAGCCTCCATCTGGAAAACTGCTGCCTGACAAGGATCAGGCCGCAAATGTTTTCTGATCTCTCCAGCCTGCGAAGGCTCTTCCTGCGATTCAACGCCATCTCCGTCATCGAAGATCACAGCTTGAACGATTTACACGAGCTCCTTGATCTGGATCTCAAGCACAACCGGCTGAGCAGCCTCTCCCCAAATCAGTTTACAGGCCTACGGAGCCTGGAgtatctcctcctttccttcaatCAGCTGGTAGAGATCTCCCCCGGAGCCTTCACCCCGTTGTCGCGTCTCTCTTGGCTCGATCTCTCCAACAACTTCTTGGAGAGCTTGGACAGTGGCGTCTTTGCATCTTTCTCGAAACTGACCTACCTGAACATCAGGAACAACTCTCTGAGAACCTTCTCGGTGGATTGGCTCGGCCCCTCACCTACGTTGGTCCAGCTATGGCTAGAAGGGAACAAATGGGCGTGCAATTGCTCGCTCAAGGAACTTCGAGACTTTGCTCTGCAGCAACCAGGTGTGGTTCTGCGGTACACGCAGTCCATCACAGAAGGAGAAGCACCTGAATATACCTACAACAACATCACTTGCCTTAGCCCAGCAGAAGTGGTAGGACTTGATCTGCGGGATATTCAAGAAAATCATTTTGTTGGCTGTTAAAAGTGTTTTCCAAGTAACTTTTTCTCCAAGAAACTTTTCTGTTTTTTAGGGAACAGTACAAATTCGAATCTTCAATGTGTTTGGACTTAAGAAGCTATCAGGAAGCAAGCACAACTTGAGAGCGTCCTTAGTCATCACAAAGCTCTATTGCAAGTGGCTGATCTCAAAACACACTATCAGACCAGACTTTTTAAACTGCTTGGGAATCCAGCAGGCATTTCTAGAGTTGTAGATCAGACTGGAAAGTTACAGTTCACAAGGTGACAAACTTTGTATATTGCTTCCACAAAATTTGCATAGACTTCCTTCATTCAACAACCCAGTCAAGTTTGATTTAATGGAGAATTACCCTAACATTTAGGAAAATTAATTAAGGATAATAGTGAAGATCAAATAATATTCTGAATCATAGTGGCATCGATGTTAACTTCCTTAAGTATATTTAAGCCTTTAGGACTCAAATATTTCAGTTAAGTTGGTTAATCTttgcttttcctcctcctcctccttataaagtatgtatttttttttattttctactgGTTCTGAAATACGGAATATGGATGTTGCCCTGCTGTTTTCTCATAATGCCGACTTATCACTTGGAAACAGGTGGTTATTTTTTCCAACTTGGGTTCTGCAATAACTTGATAGGCTCCGtaacaggagaaaaaaaagaaattcaactAATTCTGATATATGAATTTGCCTAAGTAAATGACAAGTAACGCAACTTCATAGCCAGTTTTCTATCACTAGAGCTTTGCCTCTTGAGAGGGGCCCTGGGAATTTTGTTAACAGCTTCTTGCAGCCAGAAAAAAGGTTTAAAAGCATTGTGGACTATTACACGGAAACTCTATTCTGGTGAGCAGAGCGAgggggaaatattatatttggagACTGCTGATGTCGACTGCAGACtcagcagagatggtattcagctggttcgtgcCGGTTCGGTTGAACCGGTATTGGCGACTGTGGGTGTCAGGTGGAATATTACAGTTTCCGTGTAATATTCCACCTGCCCGCTCGGacgtaatgctgtcctatttagccacgtctttgaggctgggcgcatgtgtggaaggcacgcacttgagcaaagcacatgcacggaaggctgggcgcatgtgcagaaagtgtGCGCGTGAAGCGAGTGTGCGCACGATGAACCAGTAGCAAGAATatgtggaacccaccactgggcctcAGGAACAGCGCTTAGCTGAGCATCTTTAAATTCAGGGTTGGGCTTCTGTCAGGTCTCAACTAGGCAGACCACCTCTCTGAGGTATTGTCGTGCAGGAGAAACAAAGATGAAACTGGGCAGTAAACTCGTTGGTTGCCGAGTTCACAGAACACCCTTAGACAGGAAAGAAACGGGGGAAATCTTAACCAAACTTAGTATATTGAGCCAATGCAGCCGTTATTGTGTTTGTTAATTGCCCTGATAAAGTTTATTATGCGAACGCTGCCATCGAGTAGTTTCACTCATATCATGTTCACATGATTTACAAGGAAATCATTTCCCAAAGTGTGCTTTGACTGTAGAAATCCCTACATGCCTAGCCATAAAGACTGGATAGAAATATTTTGAATACGTAGAGGTAtatatagcgatagcacttaacacttatataccgcttcacggtgctttccagccctctttacagagtcagcctcttgccaacaatctgggtcctcattttacccacctcggaaggatggaaggctgagtcaaccttgagcctggtgagtttt includes the following:
- the IGFALS gene encoding insulin-like growth factor-binding protein complex acid labile subunit, producing MLTLLWALGTMSLHPEARMLKECSSPESQKCPNLCVCSFDDCNDDLSVYCSARNLTTLPEDVPRSTRMLWLDGNNFTTLLALAFRNLSNLEFLNLQGSQLLGIEQHAFHGLEGLYSLLLERNRLKSLAPNIFLHLQNLASLRLNNNQFNKIEEGVFAGLSNLWYLNLGWNSLVVLPDKVFHDLPNLREMVLSGNKLHYLQHQLFYSLSELRELDLSWNSLKGIKGNIFTKLQKLLKLYLNQNQINAIAPRAFVGMKSLRWLDLSHNRLATLFEDTFLGLSSLHVLRLSSNSITSLSPRTFKDLQFLEELQLGNNKILTLLEKSFDKLGQLEVLTLNDNQIQEIRPGAFLGLSNVAVMNLSGNCLTTFPDFTFRGLSQLHSLHLENCCLTRIRPQMFSDLSSLRRLFLRFNAISVIEDHSLNDLHELLDLDLKHNRLSSLSPNQFTGLRSLEYLLLSFNQLVEISPGAFTPLSRLSWLDLSNNFLESLDSGVFASFSKLTYLNIRNNSLRTFSVDWLGPSPTLVQLWLEGNKWACNCSLKELRDFALQQPGVVLRYTQSITEGEAPEYTYNNITCLSPAEVVGLDLRDIQENHFVGC